The Laspinema palackyanum D2c sequence TATATTCGGTGATATCGCGACTTAGAGACAGTACCGATTCCACTGCGCCATCGCGGTCAAATTCCGGAACTAAGCGAGACTGATAATAGCGAGTCACCCCTTTGACATCCGTTAAATCACATTCAATTTCGCCTTGCTCTCCCGTGGCAAAAACTTGGGCAATGGCCCCTTGGCACTCTGCCGACGGAGTTCCGGGAAAGGTGAGTTCCGGGTTAGTTGTGTTCAGAAACTCTTCTGGCGATCGCCCGGTGACTCGATATATGGCTTGGTTGACATACAAAAGACGCATTTTTCGGTCAAACCGCTTAATAATATCCGGTGAATTTTCGGCCAAGGCTGTAAATTCTCGTTCCCGTCGGTAGAGTTCATCTTCCACTTGTTTGCGTTCAGTGATATCGCGCCAGGTTGCCAAAAATCCATCTCCAAATGCAACGCCTCGGATATCAAATGCTTTAGGGACTCCGGTTTCGGTGGTGAGTTGTTCGTCCAGAAAGGAATCTTTAACCAATGGTTGTCTGGTTTCAACGACTTGGCAATATTCGTCGAAGAGTCCACTGGTTCGGTGTCCAGGAAATAAATCGCAGAGTCTTTTTCCAGTCTGTTGTTCCCGAGTCAATCCATTGCTGGCACAAGTTGCGGCATTGATATATTCAATGCGGAAGTCTATAATTTTTCCCGATTCATCCCGCACGGACGTATAGATTCCAAAACAATCCAGCAAGTTTTCCACCGAGGTTCGGAAGAGTTCTTCTCGTTTTTGTAATTCGGTTTCGGCTTTTTTGCGATCGCTGATATCCAGGGTTGTGCCAATAACGCGCACCGCTTTCCCCGATTCATTTCGCTGAATCCCTCCGCGATCGGATACATTCAAATATCGGCCATCTTGGTGCCGAATGCGATATTCTATATCAAACCGATTCTCATGTTCTAACGCCTTATTCATCGCAATAAAGGCCGGTTCTAAGTCATCAGGATGAATCAGAGAAAGCCACCACTGGGCATCTTGTCCTTCCTCGTTTAAGGGATAGCCTAAAAGTTGGGTGAGGCTTTCACTGCGAACCACCTGCTGAGTTTCTAAATCCCAGTCATAAATGACACAATTGACGGCATTTGAAGCCCGTTGATACCGCTCATTGGCGTGTAAAAACTCCTGCTCTATTTGCTTGTGTTCGGTGATATCTTCAACAATTCCCGCAACTCGATACACCTTTCCGGTACGATTATCGTGAATTGGAAAGGCCCGCGATCGCACCCAACGAATCCTGCCGTCCGGATGAACCGTGCGATATTCTTCATGATATTCCCCGCTTGATTGTTTAGCTAAAGCGGTTCTGACGCGATCGCGGTCCTCGGGATGGACTCCCTCCAAAAACGAGGAGGGTTGCTGATACAAACTATCTAGCGATCGCCCCCACATCTGTTCATATTGCGGACTAACATAAAAGATTTGGGTTTTTTCCGGGTCAGTCATCCAAATCAGCCGATCAATATTTTCCGCAATCTGTCGGAATTGTTCCTGGGTATTTTCTAACCCCTGAGCATACAATTCGGCTTTTTGTCGCGAGGTGTAAAGTGCCGAAATCAGCCAACTAATTCCTAATCCTTCTAGCAGAAATACCCCCAAGGCTAAAGTTTGCCCGGGGCTATGTACTCCGAAGGAATAAAATGGGAACAAAAAGAAATATTCCCCGCAAGCTGCGGCTAATAGTGTAGCCAATAATCCAGCCTGAAGTCCTCCATACCAAGCACTCACCGCCACTGTTGCGCTAAACAACAAAAATGGGTTGTTTGTCATCAGTTCTGAAGAAATTAAAAACTTCAGGAGCAAAGACAAGACTACCGTTGTCACAGCAAAACTATAGCGCCGGATCGGGGAGCGTGATTGTTCCAACATTGATTTTCTCGCTAGGGGGACACGAGTCTTTTGAATTAAGACACCATTGCTTGAGCCAGATTACTCTCTTAAATATTGTACCGACTCGGAAAATTTAGAGAAATCTTTCACCACAGGAGTGATCGGGGTAAGTCCCCATCGCCACCTGTTGTGGCAATTATAGCGGTTTTTACTCCCGTCTAGGACTGACTTCGACTCAGAATTTCCCCGGGATAAATTGGGCGATGAGCGGCGGGTTTCTGCTCCTTTTCGGCAAACTGGCTCTCTATCTCGCCAATCCCCCAGCCTCCGTAGCTCTAAATCGCTCCAGAAATTCCCCCAAAAACTGCCAGTCCATAGTGTTTCCAAGGGATAGCTACTGTGGCAAAATCGGCAGATTTCAAAAGCTCTACCTGTTCTAACACCGTTGCCAAGCGATCGGGACCCGAGTATCCCTGGGGAATGGTTTGACCACATTTAGCCCGTACTTTTTCTAGGGTGATTCCCTGTGCCTTGACCCCCTCCTCTGTGACTGCATCATAAACGGCCTCTAAACCTGGAGTTTCTGATAGTACGGGGTCAGCATTCCAAAAACATCCCCCTGGGGACAGATTTTGACGAACCCATTTAAACAGTTTTAATTTGACCGGATCGCTAAGATGATGAATCGCTAACGAAGAGGCACAGACATCAAACCCTTGATGCGGTGCAATTCGCACATTTAAGGTTGCCAAATTGCCAAAATCTGCCTCGATCCATCGCACCCGTTCCCCATAGCCTGCTGCTGCAATTTTATCCTGACAAACGCTCAACATTCGTGGGGAATAATCCACCGCCACTAATTCAGCATCGGGACAGTGAGCCAATAGTTTAAGGCTAAGTTCCCCCGTCCCACACCCTAATTCTAAAATTTGTTTACTGGTAACAGGAATGCAACGCAGTAGTGCCGCCAATAAGTCATCATAAATCGGCAGCAGTTGGCGAATGCCACTATCAAAATCCGCCACATTCGCAAAAACTTCCCCAGGATAAATTTCCGGTCTAGGGTCAAGGGCTTCTAAACTAGCCTCGCTTGGGTTTTCTTCTGAAAGGGGAGTCTCAGAACTCATCAAGGGTTTCCTACTCATAAAGTTAGATGATTTTAATCATATTATCATAATGTTGTCCCTGTTCTGGACAAACCGTTTGACTTTGGCGATCGCCTCTAAAAATGGGGGAACACCAGGCGGGGTAGAAACCCCAGCCTAACAAAATCAAGTCGGTTAAAAACCCTCTAAAAATATTACAGTCTAATAGTTTCAGTCGGTTTCAACTGACATCTTGCAGCATTTTCAACACCGGCGGGGGTTTAAACCCCCGCCTAATAGCTAAAGTCGGTTAAAAACCGACTGCAAGTCTATATCCCGTGGTGTTTTCAGTCGTCTTTAGACGACTTTAGCTGTTAGTTTAAACCCCCGCCGGTTGTTGCAACAGGTGCAAGATCTCAGGCGGGGGATAAATCCCCCGCCGGTTGTTGCCTTAAGTTATTAGACCGCCAATCGTTTCAACCCCGGGCGGGTGTTGCCTGTGCAGGGTCCCCTCACATCTTGCTCCCTATCAGGGCCAAAAACCCGGTCTCAGTCCCCTTAATGGAAGACTTGACTAGGGTTCTAAGCACCCCCTATAAAAAACTAAACCGTTCTGACAGTTTGTCCCCAACTTGTGATACCCTAGGGCATAATATCCGGCCTGTCACTTTCGTGCCATTATGTTGTCTCTAATTCGGCAGGTTAAACCCAAGCCCTCCTGGCAAATCCCCTGGTTGCTTTTACCCTTTTCCATTGGCCTACTTTCCTATCCCAGCAGCGCTCAAATTGTTCCTGATACCACACTTCCCGTTAATTCTATCGTCACCCCAGAGGGCAGTCGCCTGGTCATTACAGGCGGCACTCCTGCCGGGCCCAATCTGTTCCATAGTTTTACGGAATTTAGCTTGCCCACCGGGGGGAGTGCCTATTTTAATCAGGGCAATAGTATTCAAAATATTTTCACCCGAATCACGGGAATTAACCCCTCGAATATCGATGGAATTCTCCAAGCCAATGGCAGCGCTAATCTATTTTTATTAAACCCTAATGGAATCATATTCGGGGCAAATGCTCAGTTAAATATCGGGGGTTCATTTGTGGTCAGTGCCGGGGACCGCATCCAATTTAGCGATCGCACTGAATTTCCCGCCAATCCCGGAGACACCCCCCCCTTGTTAACGGTGAGCTCACCAATGGGGTTGCAACTGGGAACAAACCCGGGGAACATTGCCCTCAACGGTGCTCGCCTAGAAGTCCCCACGGGCCAACAGTTAGCCTTAGTGGGGGACAACTTGGCCCTCCAGGGCGCGCAACTGAGAGCACCGAGTGGCACAATTGACCTAACTGCCCAAAATATCGCACTTTCAGCCGGTGCATTGCTCGACGTGAGCGCAGAAGCGGGAGGACAAATCCGCATCGGCAGTCGCGACCTCACCCTCACCGACCAATCCCGAATTTTAGCCGATAACTTGGGGAACGGAACCGGCCGAGGCATCGAAATCACCACGGAACGCCTGAACTTAAGCGATCGCGCCTTGATTTCCGCCTCCACCTTTGGCAGTGGCACCGGAGGCCAACTCACCATCGAGGCAACCGAGGCAGTGGTCATGACTGGGGACAACCGCTTTAACCAAACCCTTGATCGCCTGTTTAGCCAAGAAATCACCCGCCCCGAAGACGTCGGAACCGGCATTTTTTCTATCACTTTCGGTACGGGCAACGGAGGCAATCTCACTCTGAATACCCCCTCCCTAAAGCTCACTGACTCCGCCTTTATGTCTACCGCTACCTTTGGGGATGGGAAGGGAGGCAATATGACCGTCAACAGTGGCATGGTACACCTCATCGAATCCGAACTGTTTGCCGATAATTTGGGCAGTGGGGATGCCGGGGATGTCACCTTGAATGCCCAAACCCTGACACTCCAAAATGGGGGTGCGATCGCCGCCTCCACCTTTGGTGCAGGTCTAGGCGGAACCATTAGCATCACGGTATCTGACTCCATCGAAATAGGGGGAACCAGTTTCGGCGGTCGGTTTAACAGTGGCATCTTTGCCAGTGCTTATGTCAATGCCACTCAACCTGCCGGAAATATTAAGATTCAAACCGGACAACTCAACCTTCGCGGGGGCGCTCAGATTGTCGCCACCACCTTCGCCGCAGTTCCCGGGGGAATCGTCACCGTCACTGCCTCAGAAATAGAAGTCAGCGGCAGCAGTCCCGATGGACAATATCTCAGCAGTATCAAAACCCAAGCTCAGTCCGAGGGACCGGCGGGAAGTTTGACCCTCAACACGCGATCGCTGATTGTCCGGGATGGGGCGCTCATCTCCACCTCCACGGAAGGCACCGGCGACGGAGGCAACCTCACTATTCGAGCGACGGACTTTGTAGAACTGACCGGAACCGGAACCTTTAATTTAGTTCAATCGGTTGTAGAAGGCGGGTTTGAACCGGAGCAGATTCAGGATGGATTATTTACTGTGAGTTCCGGTTCCGGTAACGCAGGCAATCTCACCCTGGAAACCGGAAGACTCAGCGTTCGCAACTCGGCTCACATCGCCACCGGCACTCTCACTCAGGGAAATGGGGGAACCTTGAGTGTCCGCGCCAGCGATCGCATTGATCTCCAAGGCGCTTATTTGCTAACAGGCACGGGCGGTAGTGGTCCCGCCGGTGATATCTTTATTGATACAGGTGACTTACGCTTACAAGACGGCTCGCAAATCATCGCTTCCACCCTCGCCACCGGATCCGGGGGAAATATTCGGGTCAACGCATCGGAGTCTGTCCAACTCCAAAACCAATCCTCCATGATTTCCACCAGTCAAGGAGCGGGAAGTGCGGGGTATGTGCTAATCCAAACCGATCAATTGAGCCTCCAAAATCAATCCATTGTCTCCACCTTTGCCTCAGGTGAGGGAAATGCAGGTTTTTTGGGAATTGCCGCATCCGAATCGGTGGAACTGCAAGAAAAAAGTGCCTTGGAAACGTCCACCGAGGGAATCGGCGATGCCGGATTTTTAGAAATCGATACGCGATCGCTGACCCTAGAAAACAGTGGCATCTCCGTCAGCGCTCAAGGGACGGGAGAGGCAGGCAATCTTAACATTGCCAGCGATCGTTTGAGTCTGAATAATGGATTTTTGTTGGGAATTGCCGCATCCGGTCGAGGCGGGAATGTTCAATTAGAGGTGAATGATCTGCTGACTCTGCGACAAGGGTCTACTATTTCCGCTGAAGCGTTAGGAACCGGAGATGGTGGCAATGTGGCAGTCACCACCGATGCGATCGCCTTACTGGAAAATAGTCGAATTAGGGCCACTGCCGTAGAAGGCATGGGCGGGAACATCCAAATCTTCACCCAAGCTCTGTTTGAGAGTCCCAAGAGTCAAATTACCGCCAGTTCTAACCAAGGCATTGATGGAGTAGTCTCAGTCAATACCCCGGATCTCCAACCCACCCACGGGTTAATTGCTCTCCCCTCAGAAATGCTTAACCTGGGAAATCTGGTCTTTGAAGGTTGTGGTACGGGAGCATCCCAAAGTGAGTTTATTGTGACAGGACGCGGAGGATTACCCCCCAATCCCACCGACCCCTTCAATGGCGATCGCATTTTGGAGGATTTGGGAACCGTGCAAAGCAATCGGGATTTAACCCCACAGCGGTTCACCGGCGATCAACCCGCGATGATACCCCCGACTCCTCCCTTAGTCGAGGCCAATACCTGGGCGATCGCCCCCAATGGTCAACTCATCCTCACCACTGCACCCACTCCCAAGCACCCCGGCGATCGCTGGAATACCCCGGAAAATTGTCATTCCCGGTCCTAAAAGGGCGATAATCTGTTCTGCATTTAAGGAGCTCCGCTGATTTCGTCATCATTTTTCCGTTCCCTTGGCGGGTTACAATTCTACTTCTTCAATGTCAGAAAAAGCCGTCATGCGATCGCCCTCATTGACCCGGAACCCGGACTCGCCTCCACGCTGACAGCGCGTCACAAAGGGACAACTGTAACAGACTCCCTCCGTTACCGCAAC is a genomic window containing:
- a CDS encoding class I SAM-dependent methyltransferase, whose amino-acid sequence is MSSETPLSEENPSEASLEALDPRPEIYPGEVFANVADFDSGIRQLLPIYDDLLAALLRCIPVTSKQILELGCGTGELSLKLLAHCPDAELVAVDYSPRMLSVCQDKIAAAGYGERVRWIEADFGNLATLNVRIAPHQGFDVCASSLAIHHLSDPVKLKLFKWVRQNLSPGGCFWNADPVLSETPGLEAVYDAVTEEGVKAQGITLEKVRAKCGQTIPQGYSGPDRLATVLEQVELLKSADFATVAIPWKHYGLAVFGGISGAI
- a CDS encoding two-partner secretion domain-containing protein; protein product: MLSLIRQVKPKPSWQIPWLLLPFSIGLLSYPSSAQIVPDTTLPVNSIVTPEGSRLVITGGTPAGPNLFHSFTEFSLPTGGSAYFNQGNSIQNIFTRITGINPSNIDGILQANGSANLFLLNPNGIIFGANAQLNIGGSFVVSAGDRIQFSDRTEFPANPGDTPPLLTVSSPMGLQLGTNPGNIALNGARLEVPTGQQLALVGDNLALQGAQLRAPSGTIDLTAQNIALSAGALLDVSAEAGGQIRIGSRDLTLTDQSRILADNLGNGTGRGIEITTERLNLSDRALISASTFGSGTGGQLTIEATEAVVMTGDNRFNQTLDRLFSQEITRPEDVGTGIFSITFGTGNGGNLTLNTPSLKLTDSAFMSTATFGDGKGGNMTVNSGMVHLIESELFADNLGSGDAGDVTLNAQTLTLQNGGAIAASTFGAGLGGTISITVSDSIEIGGTSFGGRFNSGIFASAYVNATQPAGNIKIQTGQLNLRGGAQIVATTFAAVPGGIVTVTASEIEVSGSSPDGQYLSSIKTQAQSEGPAGSLTLNTRSLIVRDGALISTSTEGTGDGGNLTIRATDFVELTGTGTFNLVQSVVEGGFEPEQIQDGLFTVSSGSGNAGNLTLETGRLSVRNSAHIATGTLTQGNGGTLSVRASDRIDLQGAYLLTGTGGSGPAGDIFIDTGDLRLQDGSQIIASTLATGSGGNIRVNASESVQLQNQSSMISTSQGAGSAGYVLIQTDQLSLQNQSIVSTFASGEGNAGFLGIAASESVELQEKSALETSTEGIGDAGFLEIDTRSLTLENSGISVSAQGTGEAGNLNIASDRLSLNNGFLLGIAASGRGGNVQLEVNDLLTLRQGSTISAEALGTGDGGNVAVTTDAIALLENSRIRATAVEGMGGNIQIFTQALFESPKSQITASSNQGIDGVVSVNTPDLQPTHGLIALPSEMLNLGNLVFEGCGTGASQSEFIVTGRGGLPPNPTDPFNGDRILEDLGTVQSNRDLTPQRFTGDQPAMIPPTPPLVEANTWAIAPNGQLILTTAPTPKHPGDRWNTPENCHSRS